Within Triticum dicoccoides isolate Atlit2015 ecotype Zavitan chromosome 1B, WEW_v2.0, whole genome shotgun sequence, the genomic segment CACGCAATCAAACACGTCCTAGAAGACCGAAGTAAACCATTTAGGGTCACTCTGCCAGAAACCCACAGCTCCAAGAGGAGCGAGAGCCTACGTAGCTTGCTTCCGCCGACTGCAGGGTGCAGGCCACGGCAACCCTCAAAGGAAAAATTGGTCATCACAGGAGAGGAGGGAGCGCGGCCACACACGGCCTCGCCCCCACACGACGAAGCCCCCGCCGCGTCCACCGCACACTTTTCGCGCCCCCCTCGGCGTCGGCACGGGTCTCGGCCGAGCCAAATCAGGCGCCGAGTTCGTCCCCTCCCTCCCTCCGTCGGGTCGGTCCGAGCGACGAAGCCCTATCCGGTGTCACCCGACCCGAGAGACCCATCGGTTCGCCTCCTTCGTTATAACACTCCACGCTCCCGCACTCGGGATATAATCATCCACCCGCTCttatctcctcttcctcctccctccccccaccACCCCCGCCATGGCCACAGCCGCGGCCTGCGCgtcctccctcctcgcgccgccctcCGCCTCGTGCGCGGGGCCGGCCGCGTCCGGCGCGCTCTTCCCCACCTCCGTGCCCTCGCTGCGCGCGTACCCGCGGCTCCTGCTCGCGTTCCGCCGCCCCGCCGCGGCCGCCGTCGCCGACCCGCAGGGCGCCGCCgtgctagaggaggaggaggacgaggcgcccGTACAGTTCGACGACGTCGACGAGGATTACGAGGACGGCTACGGTGGCCGCGGCCCCGCGTTCACGGCCCCCACCCGCCCGCGCACCGGCAAGGCCGCCCTCCCGCTCAAGCGCGACCGCGTACGCCACCGAACCCCGCGCGCGCATCATTTATCTTCTGTGTGCGTCTCGTTTTGGACGGCTGGGTGACGTTGGTCTCGAATGCGTGCAGACGAGGTCCAAGAGATACCTGGAGATACAGAAGCTGAGGGAGAGCAAGAAGGAGTACGACGTGCCCATGGCCATCTCGCTCATGAAGCAGGTCGCCAACACCCGCTTCGTCGAGTCCGCGGAGGCGCATTTCCGCATGAACCTCGACCCCAAGTACAATGACCAGCAGCTCCGGGCCACGGTACCGTTtcatttcttcttcctgttgttctctCTCTCTTCCGTTGTTTGATTTGTGTTTTTGCTTGTGACCGCAGGTCAATTTGCCCAAGGGGACGGGACAGACCGTGAAAATTGCAGTTCTCACCCAAGGTGAGTGACCACCGGTTGCATGTTGTTTGGACATGGTTATCGCCCAATCCGATGCAAATTGCACTCTATGATGCATGTGTTAAACAGAGTTATGATGCATGGGCTTGATCGAGTTTAGAGCACGCTGACTTCAATTGAATTGGTCAATATGATACTTCTTTGTATAAAGCACCAATGATGTTTTGCTGCACAATGTGGTCGATATGGTAAAAATGAGTGTGCCATAGCAAACTCCGTTGGCTGTTACTAGTTTCAAGTAGTGACAACCGATGAACTTGCATTCCACATAGGCTTGTCTATCTGCAGTTCATGTCTCATTCAATTGATAAATATTATGCTTACAGTTATCTTGCTCTTCTTTTGGAGTTGAAAAGCCATAAATGTATCataattgaatgctcatattgggttGATCAAAATTGTGTCTTAGGGGTAACTCAGCAGAAGCTCTCAATCAGTACACATTATGTTCATGGTGTACCTAGTTCTGTTCATACACGTAGGATGTTGGGCATACCACTTTGGATTCATTTTCTTGATGCTATGATGCATAGACTTGTTGAATAATGTAAACTTCCATTTCACAGTCTTTTGTTATACTATGTTATTCTTACCTGGTTATGCTCAGAAAATCGGCTGCCTTATATAGTGATTCTCTGATGTCTTGCAGGTGAGAAGATAGATGAGGCAAGGGCTGCAGGCGCTGATATTGTTGGCTCAGATGACTTGATTGAACAAATAAAAGGAGGATTCATGGAGTTTGACAAATTGATTGCGTCACCTGATATGATGCCTAAGGTATGGCAGTGGAACTAGCTTTGTGCGGATCATCTTTGAAGTCTTTCTTGTTTGATGAAGCTTCCCTATCCACATGCAAGGTTGTTGGGCATATTTAGCTAAGCAATTTGTCGGACACTTCTCGGAAACGGATTTTACTAGGAAATAATACAGTGATGCCTTTTTATTTGTGATGATGGTCAAAGATATTCCATTGGAATGTATTTTTCCTTTTGTTGTATTGCATTCCCTTTACTCAAACATTCCCTTTCTCAGGTTGCCAGCTTGGGTAAGATTCTAGGACCAAGAGGATTGATGCCCAACCCCAAAGCTGGTACTGTTTCTCCAAACATTACTCAGGTACTGTGGAGACTTTATTTGGTTTCCCGTAAATATTGCTTGTGAATCATCAATCATGTCAATCTTGTTTGGACTGGGTATTGTGACAGTGAAAGTGGGTGAAAAGTAGGTAGTTGCCCGTCCAACTTCATTACCCAGATATTCACAGGTTGCTTCCTTGGCTAATTGCATATATTTCCGTAGCTGAAGGCTCGTACATAGAGATATGTATTGTGCAACTCGAATGTGTAGTTTGGTTGTGCTAGGGAAAGTCAAGGCagcgtgagaggaaagtagaagatGTTGATTTGGCAGTTTGTGGCAGTGAAATGCTAATAATTTTTAATCCGCGAGTTGCCTTGGTAAGGTTGAAAGTATAGTAACATAATAATCAACTTAAGGTAGAGTGGGTTAGTTGACTGTAAGGTAGGACTACCAAGTCTACCATTGTTACTGACATTTGAGTTGATGGATTTTAGCACCTAGTCTCAAAGCCTTGAGTACCTGAAACCACTTAGGATTGCATAATTAGGACTAACACATCATTTTTAtttatatagtactccctctgttcccaaatatttgtctttctagatatttcaaatggacaacaacatacggatgtatgtagacatattttagagtgtagattcactcattttgcttcgtatgtagtcacttgttgaaatcactAGAAAGACAaagatttaggaacggagggagtaaataggTAGCATTTCTTCTTGAATACCTGAATGTTAATCTATATTCATCCTTGCAAGACTATCATGATACACTGCAGCTATACAGGACTGCAGCAACACATACAGTACAATCTTGATAAAAGTTGTTGACACTGATAAATGATCTTATCACACATTGTATTCATAAATTCTCTTTTTTTGTGATATTGCGACATCCATCTGGCTATGGTCTGCCGTGTGAATTTTTTTTCTCTGCTAGTCATCTCTGGAGTAAGTTTGCAGCTGAACTTCTGGTGGTATCCTGTCTGCAGGCTTTCCTATGCAGAAGTTGCCCTTTACTTTTGCTGATCGTGAATATAAGTCATTCTAGAACTCGTGCCAGTCAATTTTTATTTTTGGTTTGGCCTTCAATGTATAAAAACTAATGCAAACTGGTCACAGGAATTTggtatcactagattcatcatctTAAATATATTTCCATACTGTATAGTTGTATGATTTGTGGCAGCAACATAGTATGAGATAAATTAGTTGTTGAAGTGGTATGGATTACCTTGAAGGT encodes:
- the LOC119341593 gene encoding 50S ribosomal protein L1, chloroplastic-like, with amino-acid sequence MATAAACASSLLAPPSASCAGPAASGALFPTSVPSLRAYPRLLLAFRRPAAAAVADPQGAAVLEEEEDEAPVQFDDVDEDYEDGYGGRGPAFTAPTRPRTGKAALPLKRDRTRSKRYLEIQKLRESKKEYDVPMAISLMKQVANTRFVESAEAHFRMNLDPKYNDQQLRATVNLPKGTGQTVKIAVLTQGEKIDEARAAGADIVGSDDLIEQIKGGFMEFDKLIASPDMMPKVASLGKILGPRGLMPNPKAGTVSPNITQAIDEFKKGKVEFRVDKTGIAHIPFGKVNFPEEDLIANFMAVVRSIERNKPSGAKGIYWKTAYVCSSMGPSIKLNIKEMLDYGADSSN